In Bacteroidia bacterium, a single window of DNA contains:
- a CDS encoding class I SAM-dependent methyltransferase: protein MENINSENVLSFYNSISKQYSESVKRCVPFYEEMLESVLMFLPENIKPKNILELGSGTGNLTKLIIEKFPSSNITAVDISQECIEECKSLINFPVNYVKADFKEINFADNSFDLVVSSISIHHINDIEKQKLFSKLFKYQATGGIITFCDQFSAETKEIYLKYISEWKKYAFNQGSNDDEWNMWMQHQTDHDYHSTLENHTNWLKQAGYKNVDCTKRHLLWTTVFAMKL from the coding sequence ATGGAGAACATAAATTCAGAAAACGTTTTAAGCTTTTATAATTCAATAAGTAAACAGTATTCTGAATCGGTAAAACGATGTGTACCATTTTATGAAGAAATGCTAGAATCAGTTTTAATGTTTTTACCAGAAAACATTAAACCAAAAAACATTTTAGAATTAGGAAGCGGAACCGGTAATCTTACAAAATTAATTATCGAAAAATTCCCTTCTTCAAATATTACAGCTGTTGATATTTCACAAGAATGCATTGAGGAATGTAAATCGCTGATAAATTTTCCGGTTAACTATGTAAAAGCAGATTTCAAGGAAATTAATTTTGCCGACAACAGTTTTGATTTAGTTGTTTCAAGCATTTCTATACATCATATTAATGATATTGAAAAACAAAAATTATTCAGCAAATTATTTAAATATCAGGCAACTGGCGGAATAATTACATTTTGTGATCAATTTAGTGCCGAAACAAAAGAGATTTATTTGAAATATATTTCCGAATGGAAAAAATATGCATTCAACCAGGGTTCCAATGACGATGAATGGAATATGTGGATGCAACATCAAACAGATCATGATTATCATTCTACATTAGAAAACCACACCAATTGGCTAAAACAAGCCGGCTACAAAAATGTTGACTGCACAAAACGGCATTTATTGTGGACCACAGTTTTTGCAATGAAATTATAA